In Actinoplanes sp. NBC_00393, a single genomic region encodes these proteins:
- a CDS encoding sensor histidine kinase — MRDIVLIGLYSLAAGTAVGLLGAAALRLLRGRSITVHVCALLAITVAAVVAGVVTVCKAMFLSNHDLQVVLVTVGASAVVSLALGTVFGRRLAAAAMWAAQARDQERRMEAGRRDLVAWVSHDLRTPLAGMRAMTEALQDGVVADPQTVADYHRRIRAETDRMSGLVDDLFELSRIHAGTLRLTPTELPLADIVSDAVAAVVPLAGSRGIRVLATEKNWPTVTAGAAELNRILNNLLTNSLRYTPADGSIRIDAGRDAGTVWFAVSDSCGGIPDDDLPRVFDVAFRGSRARTPEAAGGGGLGLAIVRGLVEAHGGQVHARNITGGCRFEVRLPALAAATVTHRR, encoded by the coding sequence ATGCGTGACATCGTCCTGATCGGCCTGTACTCGCTGGCCGCCGGCACCGCGGTCGGCCTGCTCGGCGCCGCCGCGCTGCGCCTGCTGCGCGGACGTTCGATCACCGTGCACGTCTGCGCCCTGCTGGCCATCACCGTGGCCGCGGTCGTCGCCGGGGTGGTCACCGTCTGCAAGGCCATGTTCCTGTCCAACCACGACCTGCAGGTCGTGCTCGTCACCGTCGGCGCGTCCGCGGTGGTCAGCCTGGCGCTCGGCACGGTCTTCGGCCGCCGGCTCGCCGCCGCCGCGATGTGGGCCGCGCAGGCCCGAGACCAGGAACGGCGCATGGAGGCCGGCCGCCGTGACCTGGTCGCCTGGGTGTCGCACGATCTGCGCACCCCGCTGGCCGGGATGCGGGCGATGACCGAGGCGCTGCAGGACGGCGTCGTCGCCGACCCGCAGACCGTCGCCGACTACCACCGGCGGATCCGCGCCGAGACCGACCGGATGAGTGGCCTGGTCGACGACCTGTTCGAACTGTCGCGCATCCACGCCGGCACCCTGCGGCTCACCCCGACCGAGCTGCCGCTGGCCGACATCGTCTCCGACGCCGTCGCCGCGGTCGTCCCGCTGGCCGGCAGCCGCGGCATCCGGGTGCTGGCCACCGAGAAGAACTGGCCCACCGTCACCGCCGGCGCCGCCGAACTCAACCGGATCCTGAACAACCTGCTCACCAACTCGCTGCGCTACACCCCGGCCGACGGCAGCATCCGCATCGACGCCGGCCGGGACGCAGGCACGGTCTGGTTCGCGGTGTCCGACAGCTGCGGCGGCATCCCGGACGACGACCTGCCGCGGGTGTTCGACGTGGCGTTCCGCGGCAGCCGGGCGCGTACCCCGGAGGCCGCCGGCGGCGGCGGGCTCGGCCTGGCCATCGTGCGCGGCCTGGTGGAAGCGCACGGCGGCCAGGTGCACGCCCGCAACATCACCGGCGGCTGCCGATTCGAGGTACGCCTACCCGCGCTCGCCGCCGCGACCGTCACTCACCGCCGGTGA
- a CDS encoding BON domain-containing protein translates to MSTDELIAEVVAASVLSNPHIRGGHLTIQVQNRVVILSGDVPSTEARKMIRQLAWSTPGVHDVCSDLGVVPPGEVTGGE, encoded by the coding sequence ATGTCGACCGACGAGTTGATCGCGGAGGTGGTCGCGGCGTCGGTGCTCAGCAACCCGCACATCCGCGGCGGTCACCTCACGATCCAGGTGCAGAACCGGGTGGTGATCCTGTCGGGGGACGTCCCGTCCACCGAGGCGCGCAAGATGATCCGGCAGCTCGCCTGGTCCACGCCGGGCGTGCACGACGTGTGCAGCGACCTCGGCGTCGTACCGCCCGGGGAGGTCACCGGCGGTGAGTGA